A genomic window from Nicotiana sylvestris chromosome 11, ASM39365v2, whole genome shotgun sequence includes:
- the LOC138881266 gene encoding uncharacterized protein, with protein MNISQEFRCHICETEFPMLGFTMFIFPWCMLFTDDIVLIGESQTGVNERLGVWRQTLKSKGFKLSRTKMEYLECKFNTGPGEVDMDVRLESQVVPRRGSFKYLGSVIHGGREIDEDVTHRIGVGWLKWRLAYGVLCEKRVPMILKDKFYKAVVRPAMMYVADCWPVKNSHIQKMKVTEMRMLRWM; from the coding sequence ATGAATATTTCTCAAGAGTTCCGATGTCATATCTGTGagactgaattccccatgttggggttcactatgtttatctttccatggtgcatgctattcaccgatgacatagttctgattggtGAGTCACAAACCGGTGTTAACGAGAGATTGGGAGTTTGGAGACAGACTCTtaagtctaagggtttcaagctaaGCAGAACGAAGATGGAATACCTCGAGTGTAAGTTCAACACTGGGCCGGGGGAAGTGGacatggatgtgaggcttgagtcACAGGTTGTCCCAAGAagaggcagcttcaagtaccttggttcGGTTATCCACGGAGGAagagagatcgacgaggatgtcacacaccgtattggggtaggatggctgaagtggaggttagcatatGGAGTCTTGTGTGAAAAGAGAGTGCCAATGATACTCAAAGATAAGTTCTATAAAGcagtggttagaccggccatgatgtatgtGGCTGAttgttggcctgttaagaactcacatatccaaaagatgaaagtaacagaaatgaggatgttgaggtggatgtga